The genomic window ATAAATAAGCCAACTCCCATTACGAGTTCAAAAGCACAATTAGAGTTGTTCAATCGCTCTTCAGATGTGAAAGGGACGATTCGATCTTTAGAATCGGGAAGGCCCGTATTGATTACCGCCTTTTACAGCAATGGACTGACACTTTTGAAGGAGTTGCAAACCCATCTAAAACGAAAATTCTCAGGAACTTCTTTTAAAGAACAACGTGCTTATAGAGATGCATATCGAAAATTGTCCAAGCTTATTTTAATCGAAATTGCAGATCATAAATTGGTCGTTAAAAAAGCACCTTCTATTGGTTGGCTAGAAACATTTTATCCAGAAGCCAGTGAATTCTTGTTGCCTTTCCCTAAAGTTCAAGGATTGAACAGTGCGTGGCAGTGGTACCAAAACGGGATTACGGTTCCCGTATTGCGAAATAAAATACATCCCTATTACGGGACGTATTTCCCAACCCGTTTTGACCATTTGATTCTTTTTGACAATTGGCTAAAACGGTACGAAGGTCCTAAAAAATCCGCCATCGATGTAGGAATTGGAAGTGGTGTTTTGTCCTTTCAGATGGTGAAACACGGCTTCCAAAAAGTATTTGGAACCGACACCAATCCCAATGCGATTGTAGGGCTCAAAGAATTTATGGGCGACACAAAGCTGTCTCGTAAAGTAGAACTCGATTTTGGATCTCTTTTTGGAAAATGGGAAAAACCCAGCGAGTTGATTGTTTTTAATCCTCCTTGGTTGCCAGCAGCTCATAACTTAGATAAAAATGACGAAGCCATTTATTACAACGAAACGCTTTTTCCTAAGTTTTTTGAGGCGGCCAAACAACGCCTCTCTTCAGATGGAAAATTGGTTGTGATATTTTCTAATTTAGCGCAAATTACAAAGGCTACAACCGATCATCCTATTGAAAAAGAACTTGCCAGTGGTGGTAGATTTCAATTGGAAAAATGTCTTAAAAGACCTGTTAAAGTTGCTTCCGACAAAACCAAACGCGACCAACATTGGCGTGCGTCCGAAGAAGTAGAGCTGTGGGTGTTGAGGCATTTGTAGGTTGTTCTATGTCACCACGCTAAAGCGTGGCGCTAGCTGGCGTTTACGGTCTATTTTTAAGACACTGTGTTTACTGTTTTTTATATTTATTTCGATTAATCAACCACAAACTAGTTCCAAAAAATGTGAAATAAAATAGGAAATCCCAAACACTAAATTCACCATTTTTAAAATAATGAAATGCTGACATTCCAATAGCATACCCTATTCCACATAGAAAACTATTTTTTATGTTTTTCTTGTTCATATTTAAAAATTTAATTCCCCATTTGCGTAAAGTTTGACTTCGTCGAATCTTCGATTTCCCGACTTTGAGTTGTTTGTTTAGTGTTTCCAGTATTCAATTTTCTG from Formosa sp. Hel1_33_131 includes these protein-coding regions:
- a CDS encoding methyltransferase, with the protein product MITINDINKPTPITSSKAQLELFNRSSDVKGTIRSLESGRPVLITAFYSNGLTLLKELQTHLKRKFSGTSFKEQRAYRDAYRKLSKLILIEIADHKLVVKKAPSIGWLETFYPEASEFLLPFPKVQGLNSAWQWYQNGITVPVLRNKIHPYYGTYFPTRFDHLILFDNWLKRYEGPKKSAIDVGIGSGVLSFQMVKHGFQKVFGTDTNPNAIVGLKEFMGDTKLSRKVELDFGSLFGKWEKPSELIVFNPPWLPAAHNLDKNDEAIYYNETLFPKFFEAAKQRLSSDGKLVVIFSNLAQITKATTDHPIEKELASGGRFQLEKCLKRPVKVASDKTKRDQHWRASEEVELWVLRHL